A segment of the Bacteroidales bacterium genome:
AGTTGCAATTAAGAATTTGGATACAAAGGATACGCTAAGTTTCAATAACAATTTACATTATCCTATGCAGAGCGTATACAAGTTTCCTCTTGCAATATCTATTCTAGATTGGATGGCTAAAGAGGAGTTATTGTTGAATCAAGTTATTCGGATTTCAAAGAATGACTTACTTCCAAATACTTGGAGCCCTTTAAGGGATAAATATCCAAATGGAAATGTTGATATCCCCTTAAGCGAATTGATTAGCTATACTGTTTCGCAAAGTGATAATAATGGCTGTGATATACTATTCCGTTTACAGGGTAGTCCAAAAGCCGTTGAGAAATACATCCATAGCCTGGGGGTTACTAGTATTGCAATTGTTGGCACGGAAGAGGAGATGCATAAAGATTCAACGGTTCAGTTTAAAAACTGGGCGAAACCCTCTGCATTAGTTGAGATTCTTGAACTTTTCTATAAAAAGAAGATTCTTTCGAAGTCAAATACAAATTATTTATGGAAGTTGATGGTAGAAACTACCACAGGGCCTAAAAGAATAAAAGGGCTGCTTCCATCTGAAACCATCGTTGCCCATAAAACGGGTAGTTCTGGGAAAAGCAAAAGCGGTATTTCAGCCGCTGTGAACGATGTTGGTATTATAAAACTTCCAAATGGACAGAGTATTGCAATTGCAGTTTTTATTACAAATGCAAAAGTCGATGATGAGGTTAGCGAGAATGTTATTGCAAGGATTTCTAAAGCAACGTATGATTATTACTCCAAAAATACCAAGAAATAAAAAACATAGATTTCTTACACAATCATTACTCTAGGTAAGTATACCCATACAACCCAGATCTATAGTTCGAAAGGAATTCTTTGCCCTCTTCTAAGGTTATTATTCCTGCTTTAACAGAGCTGGTTACCCAAGTTTCAACGGTACGAACCATTTTCTTGGAATTATACTGTACATAATCCAATACTTCAGCAACCGTTTCGCCATCGATAATTTGATCGATCTTATAACCATTCTCATCAACTGAGACGTGAACAGCATTAGTGTCGCCGAAAAGATTATGCAAGTCACCTAAAATCTCCTGGTAAGCACCAACAAGGAAAACACCCATATAGTATGGTTCTTTACCCCTTAATGAATGAACTGGTAGGTTGTATGCAGAGTTACGAGTTGTAATAAAATTATCGATTTTCCCATCCGAATCGCAGGTAATATCTTGAATTGTTGCCGAACGGGTGGGCTGTTCATCAAGTCGATGAATAGGCATTATTGGGAATATTTGATCTATTGCCCAAGAATCGGGTAACGATTGGAAAAGTGAAAAATTACAGA
Coding sequences within it:
- the bla gene encoding class A beta-lactamase, subclass A2 yields the protein MKTNFSIRTILLFGVLVFISINIHAQNELLRTEIQGIINSANGTVGVAIKNLDTKDTLSFNNNLHYPMQSVYKFPLAISILDWMAKEELLLNQVIRISKNDLLPNTWSPLRDKYPNGNVDIPLSELISYTVSQSDNNGCDILFRLQGSPKAVEKYIHSLGVTSIAIVGTEEEMHKDSTVQFKNWAKPSALVEILELFYKKKILSKSNTNYLWKLMVETTTGPKRIKGLLPSETIVAHKTGSSGKSKSGISAAVNDVGIIKLPNGQSIAIAVFITNAKVDDEVSENVIARISKATYDYYSKNTKK